The following proteins are co-located in the Microvirga ossetica genome:
- the rpsJ gene encoding 30S ribosomal protein S10: MNGQNIRIRLKAFDHRILDASTREIVSTAKRTGAQVRGPIPLPTRIERFTVLRSPHIDKKSREQFEMRTHKRVLDIVDPTPQTVDALMKLDLAAGVDVEIKL, encoded by the coding sequence ATGAACGGTCAAAACATTCGTATTCGCCTTAAGGCGTTCGATCACAGGATCCTCGACGCTTCGACACGGGAAATCGTGTCGACCGCGAAGCGGACCGGCGCTCAGGTTCGCGGGCCCATCCCGCTGCCGACGCGCATCGAGCGCTTTACGGTGCTTCGCTCGCCGCACATCGACAAGAAGTCGCGCGAGCAGTTCGAGATGCGCACTCACAAGCGTGTTCTCGATATCGTGGACCCCACCCCGCAGACGGTTGACGCTCTGATGAAGCTCGATCTCGCTGCTGGTGTGGACGTGGAAATCAAGCTCTAA
- the fusA gene encoding elongation factor G codes for MPRTHAIEDYRNFGIMAHIDAGKTTTTERILYYTGKSHKIGEVHEGAATMDWMEQEQERGITITSAATTCFWNDKRLNIIDTPGHVDFTIEVERSLRVLDGAVCVLDGNQGVEPQTETVWRQADKYDVPRIVFVNKMDKTGADFFKCVADIIDRVAGKPVCLQLPIGSESNFQGVIDLIKMKAIVWNGEALGASYSEEEIPAELKDQAVEYRGKLIEAAVEMDDDAMVAYLDGTEPDDATLRRLVRTAVQRRAFHPVLCGSAFKNKGVQPLLDAVVDFLPSPVDRGAVEGIDFKTEEPTVRKPTDDDAFSMLAFKIMDDPFVGTITFCRVYSGKVEAGSSILNSTRDKKERVGRMLLMHANNREDIKEAHAGDIVALAGLKDVRTGDTLCDPIKAVILEKMEFPEPVIEIAIEPKSKADQEKLGLALSKLAAEDPSFRVSTDQESGQTILKGMGELHLDIKVDILRRTYKVDANIGAPQVAYRETITKKAEIDYTHKKQTGGTGQFARVKIVVQPNEQGAGFSFDSKIVGGAVPKEYIPGVEKGLQSVVGAGVIAGFPVVDLKVELIDGAFHEVDSSALAFEIASRAALREALQKGGSVLLEPVMKVEVVTPEDYTGSVIGDLNSRRGQIQGQDMRGNAVVINAMVPLANMFGYVNTLRSMSQGRANYTMQFDHYEQVPSNVAAEVQAKYA; via the coding sequence ATGCCCCGCACGCACGCGATTGAGGACTACCGGAATTTCGGCATCATGGCCCACATTGATGCCGGCAAGACCACCACGACCGAGCGCATCCTTTACTACACCGGAAAGTCCCACAAGATCGGTGAAGTGCACGAGGGTGCCGCCACCATGGACTGGATGGAGCAGGAGCAGGAGCGTGGCATCACGATCACGTCCGCTGCGACCACCTGCTTCTGGAACGACAAGCGCCTGAACATCATCGACACCCCCGGCCACGTCGACTTCACCATCGAAGTCGAGCGTTCGCTGCGCGTGCTCGACGGCGCCGTCTGCGTTCTCGACGGCAACCAGGGTGTCGAGCCCCAGACCGAGACCGTCTGGCGCCAGGCCGACAAGTACGACGTTCCGCGTATCGTGTTCGTCAACAAGATGGACAAGACCGGCGCCGACTTCTTCAAGTGCGTGGCCGACATCATCGACCGCGTGGCCGGCAAGCCCGTCTGCCTTCAGCTGCCGATCGGCTCTGAGAGCAACTTCCAGGGCGTGATCGACCTCATCAAGATGAAGGCGATCGTCTGGAATGGCGAGGCTCTCGGCGCTTCCTACAGCGAAGAAGAGATCCCGGCCGAGCTGAAGGATCAGGCTGTCGAGTATCGCGGCAAGCTGATCGAAGCTGCGGTCGAGATGGACGACGATGCCATGGTGGCTTACCTGGACGGCACTGAGCCGGACGATGCTACCCTGCGCCGGCTCGTTCGTACCGCCGTGCAGCGTCGCGCGTTCCACCCGGTTCTCTGCGGCTCGGCGTTCAAGAACAAGGGCGTTCAGCCGCTCCTCGACGCCGTCGTCGACTTCCTGCCGTCCCCGGTTGACCGCGGCGCTGTGGAAGGCATCGACTTCAAGACCGAGGAGCCGACCGTTCGCAAGCCGACCGACGACGATGCGTTCTCCATGCTCGCCTTCAAGATCATGGACGACCCCTTCGTTGGCACGATCACCTTCTGCCGCGTCTATTCGGGCAAGGTCGAGGCCGGTTCCTCGATCCTGAACTCGACCCGCGACAAGAAGGAGCGCGTCGGCCGCATGCTTCTCATGCATGCGAACAACCGCGAGGACATCAAGGAAGCCCATGCCGGCGACATCGTCGCTCTGGCCGGCCTCAAGGACGTCCGCACCGGCGACACGCTCTGCGATCCGATCAAGGCTGTGATCCTCGAGAAGATGGAGTTCCCCGAGCCCGTCATCGAGATCGCGATCGAGCCGAAGTCGAAGGCCGACCAGGAAAAGCTTGGTCTGGCTCTCTCGAAGCTGGCTGCCGAGGATCCGTCCTTCCGCGTCTCGACCGACCAGGAGTCGGGCCAGACGATCCTGAAGGGCATGGGCGAGCTTCACCTCGACATCAAGGTCGACATTCTCCGTCGCACCTACAAGGTCGATGCGAATATCGGCGCTCCGCAGGTTGCCTATCGCGAGACGATCACGAAGAAGGCCGAGATCGACTACACCCACAAGAAGCAGACCGGCGGTACCGGCCAGTTCGCTCGCGTGAAGATCGTCGTCCAGCCGAACGAGCAGGGCGCCGGCTTCTCCTTCGACTCGAAGATCGTCGGCGGTGCGGTTCCGAAGGAATACATCCCCGGCGTCGAAAAGGGCCTTCAGTCGGTGGTGGGCGCTGGCGTCATTGCCGGCTTCCCGGTGGTCGACCTCAAGGTCGAGCTCATCGACGGTGCCTTCCACGAAGTCGACTCGTCGGCCCTGGCCTTCGAAATCGCTTCTCGCGCCGCTCTCCGTGAGGCCCTCCAGAAGGGCGGATCGGTTCTGCTCGAGCCGGTGATGAAGGTCGAGGTCGTGACCCCCGAGGACTACACGGGTTCGGTCATCGGCGACCTGAACTCCCGTCGCGGTCAGATCCAGGGTCAGGACATGCGCGGCAATGCCGTGGTCATCAATGCGATGGTCCCGCTCGCCAACATGTTCGGCTACGTGAACACCCTGCGCTCCATGAGCCAGGGCCGGGCCAACTACACGATGCAGTTCGACCACTACGAGCAGGTGCCGTCGAACGTGGCTGCCGAGGTTCAGGCGAAATACGCCTGA
- the rpsL gene encoding 30S ribosomal protein S12, translating to MPTISQLIRKPRTAQKSRNKVPALEACPQKRGVCTRVYTTTPKKPNSALRKVAKVRLTNGFEVIGYIPGEGHNLQEHSVVMIRGGRVKDLPGVRYHILRGVLDTQGVKNRKQRRSKYGAKRPK from the coding sequence ATGCCAACGATCTCTCAGCTGATCCGCAAGCCGCGGACGGCGCAAAAGAGCCGGAATAAGGTTCCCGCGCTTGAGGCCTGCCCGCAGAAGCGTGGCGTGTGCACGCGCGTTTATACGACGACCCCGAAGAAGCCGAACTCGGCTCTGCGTAAGGTCGCAAAGGTTCGTCTGACGAACGGGTTCGAAGTCATCGGGTACATCCCGGGCGAAGGCCACAACCTTCAGGAGCACTCCGTGGTCATGATCCGCGGCGGCCGCGTGAAGGATCTTCCGGGTGTCCGTTATCACATCCTCCGCGGTGTCCTCGACACCCAGGGCGTGAAGAATCGTAAGCAGCGTCGTTCGAAGTACGGCGCGAAGCGGCCGAAGTAA
- the tuf gene encoding elongation factor Tu, translated as MAKEKFERNKPHCNIGTIGHVDHGKTSLTAAITKVLAESGGATFTAYDQIDKAPEEKARGITISTAHVEYETKNRHYAHVDCPGHADYVKNMITGAAQMDGAILVVSSADGPMPQTREHILLARQVGVPALVVFMNKVDMVDDAELLDLVELEVRELLSKYDFPGDDIPIVKGSALCALEDRSPEIGRERVLELMAEVDRYIPQPERPVDQPFLMPIEDVFSISGRGTVVTGRVERGIVKVGEEVEIVGLRDTQKTTVTGVEMFRKLLDQGQAGDNVGVLLRGTKREDVERGQVLCKPGSIKPHTKFKAEAYILTKEEGGRHTPFFGNYRPQFYFRTTDVTGVVTLPEGTEMVMPGDNITMEVTLIAPIAMEEKLRFAIREGGRTVGAGVVAAVID; from the coding sequence ATGGCGAAGGAAAAGTTTGAGCGGAATAAGCCGCACTGCAACATTGGGACGATTGGCCATGTTGACCATGGCAAGACGTCTCTGACGGCGGCGATCACGAAGGTTCTGGCGGAGTCGGGCGGGGCGACGTTTACGGCGTACGACCAGATCGACAAGGCTCCGGAGGAGAAGGCGCGCGGGATCACGATCTCGACGGCGCATGTCGAGTACGAGACCAAGAACCGGCACTATGCCCACGTGGACTGCCCCGGTCACGCCGACTACGTGAAGAACATGATCACGGGTGCGGCGCAGATGGACGGCGCGATCCTGGTGGTGTCCTCCGCCGACGGGCCGATGCCGCAGACGCGCGAGCACATCCTTCTGGCGCGCCAGGTCGGCGTTCCGGCGCTGGTGGTGTTCATGAACAAGGTCGACATGGTCGACGACGCCGAGCTGCTCGACCTGGTCGAGCTCGAGGTGCGCGAGCTTCTGTCGAAGTACGACTTCCCGGGCGACGACATCCCGATCGTGAAGGGCTCGGCCCTGTGCGCTCTGGAGGACCGTTCGCCGGAGATCGGCCGTGAGCGCGTGCTCGAGCTGATGGCCGAGGTCGACCGCTACATCCCGCAGCCGGAGCGTCCGGTTGACCAGCCGTTCCTGATGCCGATCGAGGACGTGTTCTCGATCTCGGGCCGCGGCACGGTGGTGACGGGCCGCGTCGAGCGCGGCATCGTGAAGGTCGGCGAGGAAGTGGAGATCGTGGGTCTTCGCGACACGCAGAAGACGACGGTGACGGGCGTGGAGATGTTCCGCAAGCTGCTCGACCAGGGCCAGGCGGGCGACAACGTGGGCGTGCTGCTGCGCGGCACGAAGCGCGAGGACGTGGAGCGCGGCCAGGTGCTGTGCAAGCCGGGCTCGATCAAGCCGCACACGAAGTTCAAGGCCGAGGCGTACATCCTGACGAAGGAAGAGGGCGGTCGTCATACGCCGTTCTTCGGCAACTACCGTCCGCAGTTCTACTTCCGCACGACGGACGTGACGGGCGTGGTGACGCTGCCCGAGGGCACCGAGATGGTGATGCCGGGCGACAACATCACGATGGAAGTGACGCTGATTGCGCCGATCGCCATGGAGGAGAAGCTGCGCTTCGCCATCCGTGAAGGCGGCCGCACCGTCGGCGCCGGCGTCGTCGCCGCCGTCATCGATTAA
- the rpsG gene encoding 30S ribosomal protein S7: MSRRHSAEKREIIPDPKFGDIVVTKFMNSIMYDGKKSAAESIVYGAFDSIESRAKANPLEVFKQALDNVAPAIEVRSRRVGGATYQVPVEVRTERRQALAIRWIIQAARGRNDKTMVERLSAELLDASNNRGNAVKKREDTHRMAEANRAFSHYRW, from the coding sequence ATGTCCCGCCGCCATAGCGCCGAAAAGCGTGAGATCATCCCGGATCCGAAGTTCGGGGATATCGTCGTTACGAAGTTCATGAACTCCATCATGTACGACGGTAAGAAGTCTGCTGCCGAGAGCATCGTCTACGGTGCATTCGACAGCATCGAGAGCCGCGCCAAGGCGAACCCGCTTGAGGTCTTCAAGCAGGCCCTCGACAACGTCGCTCCGGCGATCGAGGTGCGTTCCCGCCGCGTCGGCGGTGCCACGTATCAGGTCCCGGTCGAGGTTCGTACGGAGCGCCGTCAGGCTCTCGCGATCCGCTGGATCATCCAGGCCGCCCGCGGCCGCAACGACAAGACCATGGTCGAGCGCCTCTCCGCCGAGCTGCTCGATGCATCGAACAACCGCGGCAATGCCGTCAAGAAGCGCGAAGACACCCACCGTATGGCGGAAGCCAACCGTGCGTTCTCGCATTACCGCTGGTAA
- the rplC gene encoding 50S ribosomal protein L3: protein MRSGVIAQKVGMTRIFTDAGEHVPVTVLKVDSCQVVAHRTKEKNGYTALQVGVGKAKVKNVSKAERGSFAIAQVEPKRKLAEFRVSEDAFIPVGAEITADHFIAGQFVDVTGITTGKGFAGGMKRWNFGGLRATHGVSVSHRSIGSTGGRQDPGKTFKNKKMPGHLGVERVTTQNLRVVSTDVERGLILVEGAVPGVAGGWIFVRDAVKRKLPKEVPMPGSFRTGNDAAPAAQAEQAQEENA, encoded by the coding sequence ATGCGCTCAGGCGTCATTGCACAGAAAGTCGGGATGACCCGCATCTTCACGGATGCCGGTGAACATGTCCCGGTCACGGTTTTGAAGGTCGACAGCTGTCAGGTTGTGGCCCACCGGACCAAAGAGAAGAACGGCTACACCGCGCTGCAGGTCGGCGTCGGCAAGGCCAAGGTGAAGAACGTTTCAAAGGCCGAGCGGGGCAGTTTCGCCATTGCTCAGGTCGAGCCGAAGCGCAAGCTCGCGGAGTTCCGCGTCTCCGAGGATGCCTTCATCCCGGTCGGCGCCGAGATCACCGCTGATCACTTCATTGCCGGTCAGTTCGTGGATGTCACGGGCATCACGACCGGTAAGGGCTTCGCCGGCGGCATGAAGCGCTGGAACTTCGGCGGACTGCGCGCCACGCACGGCGTGTCGGTTTCCCACCGCTCGATCGGTTCGACCGGCGGCCGCCAGGATCCGGGCAAGACGTTCAAGAACAAGAAGATGCCGGGTCACCTGGGTGTCGAGCGCGTGACGACGCAGAACCTGCGCGTCGTGTCGACCGACGTCGAGCGCGGTCTGATCCTCGTCGAAGGCGCCGTTCCCGGCGTCGCCGGCGGCTGGATCTTCGTCCGCGACGCGGTGAAGCGCAAGCTGCCGAAGGAAGTGCCGATGCCCGGTTCGTTCCGCACCGGCAACGACGCTGCGCCGGCCGCCCAGGCTGAGCAGGCCCAAGAGGAGAATGCGTGA
- the rpoC gene encoding DNA-directed RNA polymerase subunit beta', translating into MNQEVMNLFNQTAQPQSFDQIKISIASPEKILSWSYGEIKKPETINYRTFKPERDGLFCARIFGPIKDYECLCGKYKRMKYKGVICEKCGVEVTLARVRRDRMGHIELAAPVAHIWFLKSLPSRIGLLLDMTLKDLERILYFESYIVVDAGLTPLKDRQLLTEEEYIRAQDEYGEDSFTAMIGAEAIRRILQELDLEKTAQDIREEIAVTTSELKPKKLMKRLKIIEAFVQSGNKPEWMIMTVVPVIPPDLRPLVPLDGGRFATSDLNDLYRRVINRNNRLKRLMELRAPDIIVRNEKRMLQEAVDALFDNGRRGRVITGANKRPLKSLADMLKGKQGRFRQNLLGKRVDYSGRSVIVVGPELKLHQCGLPKKMALELFKPFIYAKLDARGLSATVKQAKKLVEKEKPEVWDILDEVIREHPVLLNRAPTLHRLGIQAFEPTLIEGKAIQLHPLVCAAFNADFDGDQMAVHVPLSLEAQLEARVLMMSTNNILHPANGQPIIVPSQDIVLGLYYLSIVSDGQPGQGKAFADMGEIEHALNEKVITLHTKIRYRWEGLDEDGKPVSKIVDTTAGRVMLSRLLPKHPMLPFDVVNKLMTKKEISNMIDAVYRHCGQKESVIFCDRIMGLGFYNAFKAGISFGKDDMVIPENKWEIVEETRSLAKDYEQQYQDGLITQGEKYNKVVDAWAKCSDRLAAEMMNRISTVQKDENGRDKPVNSIYMMSHSGARGSPAQMKQLAAMRGLMAKPSGEIIETPIISNFKEGLDVLEYFNSTHGARKGLADTALKTANSGYLTRRLVDVAQDAVIREPDCGTERGIKMRAIIDAGQVVASLASRILGRSTAEDLVAQDGTVIVPQGTMIEEQHLEAIGAAGIQEVKIRSVLVCESKNGVCATCYGRDLARGTPVNHGEAVGVIAAQSIGEPGTQLTMRTFHIGGAAQIADSSFIESSFEGKIGFRNKNIARNSDGDLVVMGRNVAVVITGADGAERAVHRLQYGSRLKVDEGDTIKRGQRIAEWDPYSRPILTEIDGTVGYEDLVDGGSMIESMDESTGIAKRVVIDWRGSPRTADLRPAVVIQGSGGKVAKVARGGDARYLLPVDAILASDPGSKVKAGDILARVSTESAKTRDITGGLPRVAELFEARRPKDAAIIAEKSGTIQFGRDYKSKRRLTLNPHDGSEPVEYLIPKGKHIHLQDGDVVEVGDFIVDGNPAPHDILAIKGVEELAAYLVNEIQEVYRLQGVLINDKHIEVIVRQMLQKVEITDGGDSELLAGEQVDRLELEEINERLVSEKKKPADGVPVLLGITKASLQTRSFISAASFQETTRVLTEAAVNGKVDTLEGLKENVIVGSLIPAGTGALTSQIKAVATHRDELILQQKRSESQAQVSELPPAAE; encoded by the coding sequence ATGAATCAAGAGGTCATGAATCTCTTCAACCAGACGGCCCAGCCGCAGAGCTTCGATCAGATCAAGATCTCGATCGCGAGCCCTGAGAAGATTCTGTCCTGGTCCTACGGCGAGATCAAGAAGCCGGAGACCATCAACTACCGTACGTTCAAGCCCGAGCGCGACGGCTTGTTCTGCGCGCGCATCTTCGGTCCCATCAAGGACTACGAGTGCCTGTGCGGCAAGTATAAGCGCATGAAGTACAAGGGCGTCATCTGCGAGAAGTGCGGCGTCGAGGTGACGCTGGCCCGCGTCCGTCGCGATCGCATGGGTCACATCGAGCTCGCCGCCCCCGTCGCTCACATCTGGTTCCTGAAGTCCCTGCCGAGCCGCATCGGTCTGCTGCTCGACATGACCCTGAAGGATCTGGAGCGCATCCTCTATTTCGAGTCCTACATCGTCGTCGATGCGGGCCTGACGCCGCTCAAGGACCGTCAGCTCCTCACCGAGGAGGAATATATCCGCGCTCAGGACGAGTACGGTGAAGATTCCTTTACGGCCATGATCGGCGCGGAAGCGATCCGCCGGATCCTGCAGGAGCTCGACCTCGAGAAGACCGCGCAGGACATCCGCGAGGAGATCGCGGTCACCACGTCCGAGCTGAAGCCCAAGAAGCTCATGAAGCGCCTCAAGATCATCGAGGCCTTCGTCCAGTCGGGCAACAAGCCCGAGTGGATGATCATGACCGTCGTTCCGGTGATCCCGCCGGACCTGCGTCCGCTCGTGCCGCTCGACGGCGGCCGCTTCGCGACCTCGGACCTGAACGACCTCTATCGCCGCGTCATCAACCGCAACAACCGCCTGAAGCGGCTCATGGAGCTGCGCGCTCCGGACATCATCGTCCGCAACGAGAAGCGCATGCTGCAGGAGGCGGTCGACGCCCTGTTCGACAACGGCCGCCGCGGCCGCGTCATCACCGGCGCCAACAAGCGTCCGCTGAAGTCGCTCGCCGACATGCTGAAGGGCAAGCAGGGCCGCTTCCGCCAGAACCTGCTCGGCAAGCGCGTCGACTACTCGGGCCGTTCGGTCATCGTGGTCGGTCCGGAGCTCAAGCTGCACCAGTGCGGCCTGCCGAAGAAGATGGCGCTCGAGCTGTTCAAGCCGTTCATCTACGCCAAGCTCGACGCACGCGGCCTGTCCGCCACCGTCAAGCAGGCGAAGAAGCTCGTCGAGAAGGAGAAGCCGGAAGTCTGGGATATCCTGGACGAGGTCATCCGCGAGCATCCGGTTCTCCTGAACCGCGCTCCGACCCTGCACCGTCTCGGCATCCAGGCCTTCGAGCCCACCCTCATCGAGGGCAAGGCGATCCAGCTGCACCCGCTCGTCTGCGCCGCGTTCAACGCGGACTTCGACGGCGACCAGATGGCCGTCCACGTGCCGCTCTCGCTCGAGGCGCAGCTCGAAGCCCGCGTGCTGATGATGTCGACCAACAACATCCTGCACCCGGCCAACGGGCAGCCGATCATCGTGCCGTCGCAGGACATCGTTCTCGGCCTTTACTATCTCTCCATCGTCTCCGACGGTCAGCCCGGCCAGGGCAAGGCCTTCGCCGACATGGGCGAGATCGAGCATGCCCTGAACGAGAAGGTCATCACGCTCCACACCAAGATCCGCTACCGCTGGGAAGGCCTGGACGAGGACGGCAAGCCGGTGTCGAAGATCGTCGACACCACGGCCGGCCGCGTCATGCTCTCGCGCCTGCTGCCGAAGCACCCGATGCTTCCCTTCGACGTCGTGAACAAGCTCATGACGAAGAAGGAGATCTCCAACATGATCGATGCCGTCTATCGGCATTGCGGTCAGAAGGAGTCGGTGATCTTCTGCGATCGCATCATGGGCCTCGGGTTCTACAACGCGTTCAAGGCCGGCATCTCGTTCGGCAAGGACGACATGGTGATCCCGGAGAACAAGTGGGAGATCGTCGAGGAGACCCGTTCCCTCGCGAAGGACTACGAGCAGCAGTACCAGGACGGCCTCATCACCCAGGGCGAGAAGTACAACAAGGTTGTCGACGCCTGGGCGAAGTGCTCGGACCGCCTCGCGGCCGAGATGATGAACCGCATCTCCACGGTGCAGAAGGACGAGAACGGCCGCGACAAGCCGGTCAACTCGATCTACATGATGTCCCACTCGGGCGCTCGTGGTTCGCCGGCGCAGATGAAGCAGCTCGCGGCGATGCGCGGCCTCATGGCCAAGCCGTCCGGCGAGATCATCGAGACGCCGATCATCTCGAACTTCAAGGAAGGCCTCGACGTTCTCGAGTACTTCAACTCGACCCACGGCGCCCGTAAGGGCCTGGCCGACACCGCGCTCAAGACGGCGAACTCAGGCTACCTGACCCGCCGCCTCGTCGACGTGGCGCAGGACGCGGTCATCCGTGAGCCGGATTGCGGCACCGAGAGGGGCATCAAGATGCGCGCCATCATCGACGCCGGCCAAGTGGTCGCGTCGCTGGCTTCGCGCATCCTCGGCCGCTCGACGGCTGAGGATCTGGTTGCCCAGGACGGCACCGTCATCGTTCCGCAGGGCACGATGATCGAAGAGCAGCACCTCGAGGCGATCGGCGCTGCCGGCATCCAGGAGGTGAAGATCCGCTCCGTGCTCGTCTGCGAGTCGAAGAACGGCGTCTGCGCCACCTGCTACGGCCGCGACCTGGCCCGGGGAACCCCGGTCAACCACGGCGAGGCTGTCGGCGTCATCGCTGCGCAGTCCATCGGCGAGCCGGGCACGCAGCTCACCATGCGTACCTTCCACATCGGCGGTGCGGCTCAGATCGCGGATTCGTCCTTCATCGAGTCGAGCTTCGAAGGCAAGATCGGCTTCCGCAACAAGAACATCGCGCGCAACTCGGACGGGGATCTCGTCGTCATGGGCCGCAACGTGGCTGTTGTGATCACCGGTGCGGACGGCGCCGAGCGGGCGGTTCACCGCCTGCAATACGGCTCCCGCCTGAAGGTGGACGAGGGCGACACGATCAAGCGCGGTCAGCGCATTGCCGAGTGGGACCCTTACTCCCGTCCGATCCTCACGGAGATCGACGGTACGGTGGGCTACGAGGATCTCGTCGACGGCGGATCGATGATCGAGTCGATGGACGAGTCGACCGGCATCGCCAAGCGCGTGGTCATCGACTGGCGCGGTTCTCCCCGTACGGCGGACCTGCGTCCGGCGGTGGTCATCCAGGGCTCCGGCGGCAAGGTGGCCAAGGTCGCCCGCGGCGGCGACGCCCGCTACCTTCTGCCCGTGGATGCGATTCTCGCGTCGGATCCAGGCTCGAAGGTCAAGGCCGGCGATATCCTCGCCCGTGTCTCGACCGAGAGCGCCAAGACCCGCGACATCACGGGCGGTCTGCCGCGCGTGGCGGAGCTGTTCGAGGCCCGTCGTCCGAAGGATGCGGCCATCATCGCGGAGAAGTCCGGCACGATCCAGTTCGGCCGTGACTACAAGAGCAAGCGTCGTCTGACGCTGAACCCGCACGATGGTTCGGAGCCGGTGGAGTACCTGATCCCGAAGGGCAAGCACATCCACCTGCAGGACGGTGACGTGGTCGAGGTCGGCGACTTCATCGTCGACGGCAACCCGGCACCGCACGACATCCTGGCGATCAAGGGCGTCGAGGAGCTCGCAGCTTACCTCGTGAACGAGATCCAGGAGGTCTACCGCCTCCAGGGCGTGCTCATCAACGACAAGCACATCGAGGTGATCGTTCGCCAGATGCTGCAGAAGGTCGAGATCACCGACGGCGGCGATTCCGAGCTGCTCGCCGGCGAGCAGGTGGACCGCCTCGAGCTCGAGGAGATCAACGAGCGTCTGGTGTCCGAGAAGAAGAAGCCCGCCGACGGCGTGCCGGTTCTGCTCGGTATCACCAAGGCCTCGCTGCAGACCCGCTCCTTCATCTCGGCAGCGTCGTTCCAGGAGACCACCCGCGTCCTCACGGAGGCGGCGGTCAACGGCAAGGTCGATACGCTAGAGGGCCTGAAGGAGAACGTGATCGTCGGCAGCCTGATCCCCGCCGGCACCGGTGCCCTGACGTCTCAGATCAAGGCCGTGGCGACCCATCGCGACGAACTGATCCTGCAGCAGAAGCGCTCCGAGTCCCAGGCTCAGGTCAGCGAGCTGCCGCCTGCAGCCGAGTAA
- a CDS encoding glycosyltransferase family 4 protein, translating to MVLFLGRLSFHAKANPAPMYLALERLAAHHRVVLVECGWAANDQIVQAFADARAKLCPSVRSIILDGREPDLRTRAWASADVFCSLSDNIQETFGLTPIEAMAAGLPVVVTDWDGYKDTVRDGIDGFAVPTMTPPPGAGQRLAIRHALELDSYDSYIGQASTAVVVDIDATTTAFERLASDPDLRRRMGTNGAARAKALFDWKVIVKAYEELWDELARMRAAGDTSPPSPRDKAALWPARPDPFELFAGFPTARFSGHHKIVPVAGVHEDEVSQRLALKIALVNATPDLSSALLLDVWKQVGPQGAAARDILAAKQGMPAAILIQSLLLLAKLGLVKIVDPA from the coding sequence GTGGTTCTGTTTCTCGGCCGGCTGTCCTTTCATGCCAAGGCCAATCCGGCCCCGATGTACCTCGCGCTCGAACGCCTCGCCGCCCACCACCGGGTGGTTCTGGTCGAGTGCGGCTGGGCCGCCAACGACCAGATCGTCCAGGCCTTCGCCGACGCCCGCGCCAAGCTTTGCCCTTCCGTGCGGTCCATCATCCTGGACGGACGCGAACCCGACTTGCGAACCAGGGCCTGGGCTTCGGCCGACGTGTTCTGCTCCCTGTCTGACAATATTCAGGAGACCTTCGGCCTGACCCCTATCGAAGCTATGGCTGCAGGCCTGCCGGTGGTGGTGACCGACTGGGACGGTTACAAGGATACGGTCCGAGACGGCATCGACGGCTTTGCCGTCCCGACCATGACCCCGCCTCCCGGAGCTGGGCAGCGCCTTGCGATCCGCCACGCGCTGGAGCTCGACAGTTACGATTCCTATATCGGCCAGGCTTCGACGGCCGTCGTCGTCGATATCGACGCGACGACCACTGCATTTGAGCGCCTGGCCTCCGATCCCGACCTGCGCCGACGCATGGGGACGAACGGCGCTGCCCGGGCGAAGGCACTGTTCGACTGGAAGGTCATCGTGAAGGCTTACGAGGAGCTGTGGGACGAGCTCGCGCGCATGAGAGCGGCCGGAGACACGTCCCCGCCCTCCCCTCGGGACAAAGCCGCCCTCTGGCCTGCCCGTCCCGACCCGTTCGAACTCTTTGCCGGTTTTCCGACGGCCAGGTTTTCAGGCCACCATAAGATCGTGCCGGTGGCCGGTGTGCATGAAGACGAGGTCTCGCAGCGGCTCGCGCTGAAGATCGCATTGGTGAATGCGACCCCTGACCTCTCGTCGGCCCTGCTCCTCGATGTGTGGAAGCAGGTCGGCCCTCAGGGCGCCGCAGCCAGGGACATTCTCGCCGCGAAGCAGGGCATGCCGGCTGCCATTCTCATCCAAAGTCTGCTTCTGCTGGCCAAGCTCGGCCTCGTCAAAATCGTCGACCCGGCATGA